A single genomic interval of Prosthecodimorpha staleyi harbors:
- a CDS encoding LysR family transcriptional regulator gives MLDGFSLDQLRTFVAAADSGSFSAAGRQLGRAQSVVSQAVANLESLIGVTLFDRSGRYPELTEQGRALLEQARAVTSAMDQFKARARGLAGGLEPALSVVINVLFPTRVLTEAIAGFQSRFPDTPLRISVEGLGAVLELVLDKTCAFGIRGPVGGAHPDLSSEYLLQIGYQMVAAPSHPLAHCRGPISTRTLANHVQLVLSDRSRLTEDKDFRVFSPKTWRLYDLGAKHALLKAGLGWGGMPVEVIRDDLDRGLLVPIEIADMTIASTIAMSAIYRTDTPPGPAGRGLIDELVKASSRTIGV, from the coding sequence ATGCTCGATGGCTTCTCGCTCGATCAGTTGCGAACCTTCGTGGCTGCCGCCGATTCCGGCAGCTTTTCTGCCGCTGGGCGGCAATTGGGCCGAGCGCAGTCGGTCGTCAGCCAGGCCGTGGCCAATCTCGAAAGTCTGATCGGCGTCACCCTGTTCGATCGGAGCGGGCGGTATCCGGAGCTGACGGAGCAGGGGCGCGCACTGCTCGAGCAGGCGCGGGCCGTCACGAGCGCCATGGATCAGTTCAAGGCGCGGGCGCGAGGACTGGCGGGCGGCCTTGAACCCGCACTCAGCGTTGTCATCAACGTGCTTTTTCCGACCCGCGTACTCACGGAAGCCATTGCCGGCTTTCAGTCTCGCTTCCCGGACACGCCGTTGCGTATCTCGGTGGAGGGACTGGGCGCCGTTCTGGAACTGGTGCTCGACAAGACATGCGCCTTCGGCATACGCGGCCCTGTCGGTGGCGCCCACCCTGATCTCAGTAGCGAGTATCTGTTGCAAATCGGATATCAGATGGTGGCGGCCCCCAGTCACCCGCTCGCACATTGCCGGGGACCGATTTCGACCAGAACGCTTGCGAACCATGTGCAACTGGTTCTCTCTGACCGCTCCCGGCTCACAGAGGACAAGGATTTCCGCGTCTTTTCGCCCAAAACCTGGCGACTCTACGATCTCGGCGCCAAGCACGCCCTGCTGAAAGCCGGGCTCGGTTGGGGCGGGATGCCGGTCGAAGTCATTCGAGATGATCTCGACCGGGGATTGCTCGTGCCGATTGAGATTGCGGACATGACCATTGCGTCGACGATCGCAATGTCGGCGATTTATAGGACCGATACGCCCCCAGGTCCGGCCGGACGGGGACTTATCGACGAGCTTGTGAAAGCATCGTCGCGCACGATCGGTGTCTGA
- a CDS encoding pirin family protein, whose translation MAIRVSEIIQARRHSNGGIFSVNAIDLRRMKGLASPLVLLDNFRVSGQPFGPHPHAGFSAITYVFEDSHVALRSRDSLGNDLEIGPGGIVWLQAGRGAQHQEVPAVRGNELHGAQIYVNLSARNKLADPKTMYLLPGDVPEWRSPFGDRIRVLVGSYGNVISPIEPIEPYRILDAFLVFDVTYQLVRGENSVIYLLDGQMDLKVDDQVHRLSSETAIALSGAGEVRLRTADGVAHVLLLSGPALDEPIFAEGPFVMNDAAGIRSAYHRFQSGEMGRLDAV comes from the coding sequence GTGGCCATACGCGTTTCCGAAATTATCCAGGCGCGCCGACACAGCAACGGCGGCATTTTCTCCGTCAACGCCATCGATCTCCGACGGATGAAAGGCCTCGCATCACCCCTCGTCCTGCTCGACAATTTCCGTGTGTCCGGCCAGCCCTTCGGACCCCATCCCCACGCCGGCTTTTCTGCCATCACCTATGTGTTCGAGGATTCGCACGTCGCCCTGCGCAGCCGCGACTCGCTCGGAAATGATCTCGAGATCGGCCCTGGCGGCATTGTCTGGTTGCAGGCGGGGCGCGGGGCGCAGCACCAAGAGGTGCCGGCCGTACGCGGGAATGAACTGCACGGAGCACAGATCTACGTCAACCTCAGCGCGCGCAACAAGCTCGCCGATCCCAAGACGATGTATCTGCTGCCCGGTGATGTTCCCGAATGGCGCAGTCCGTTTGGCGATCGTATCCGCGTTTTGGTCGGCAGTTACGGGAATGTCATTTCGCCCATAGAACCGATCGAACCCTACCGCATACTCGATGCGTTTCTGGTTTTTGACGTCACCTATCAGCTCGTGCGCGGCGAGAACAGCGTCATCTATCTGCTCGATGGACAGATGGACCTGAAGGTTGACGATCAGGTGCATCGCTTGTCGTCAGAAACCGCGATTGCGCTCTCTGGCGCCGGAGAGGTCCGGCTCAGAACGGCCGACGGGGTCGCGCATGTCCTTCTGCTTTCCGGGCCGGCACTTGATGAGCCGATTTTTGCCGAAGGCCCCTTCGTCATGAACGACGCCGCCGGCATCCGCAGTGCCTACCACCGCTTTCAGTCCGGCGAGATGGGCCGGCTCGACGCAGTCTAA
- a CDS encoding NAD(P)-dependent oxidoreductase, translated as MTVTKTITIVGGTGYAGSAIAREAAKRGHRVTSVSRSVPAEPNPGISYVASSVEDAGASIAGADVVVGAFSPRGANKGALAKVYADLASKAVEAGARLVLVGGFSCLRRSEGAPRMLEAESFPADVPAEVVAEALENLDVLNNLLADESGVDWLFVSPAMEFSAWQPGEDLGRYRVGDEVALFDENGRSAISGIDFARAVLDEIEQPTRHRAQIGVAY; from the coding sequence ATGACGGTCACGAAGACAATCACCATCGTTGGCGGGACCGGCTATGCCGGATCAGCGATTGCACGCGAAGCCGCGAAACGCGGCCACCGCGTGACCTCCGTCAGCCGGTCGGTTCCAGCCGAACCGAACCCCGGCATCAGCTATGTTGCATCCAGCGTCGAGGATGCTGGTGCGTCGATTGCCGGTGCGGATGTTGTCGTCGGGGCGTTCTCCCCGCGTGGTGCCAACAAGGGCGCTCTCGCCAAGGTCTATGCCGACCTCGCCAGCAAAGCCGTTGAAGCGGGCGCACGTCTCGTTCTCGTCGGCGGCTTCTCATGCTTGCGGCGCTCGGAGGGCGCACCGCGCATGCTGGAGGCGGAGAGCTTCCCGGCCGACGTTCCGGCCGAGGTCGTCGCGGAAGCGCTGGAGAATCTGGACGTTCTGAACAATCTCCTGGCGGATGAGAGTGGCGTGGACTGGCTGTTCGTGTCGCCAGCGATGGAATTTTCCGCTTGGCAGCCAGGCGAGGATCTCGGTCGCTACCGGGTGGGTGACGAGGTCGCGTTGTTCGACGAGAACGGCAGATCGGCAATCAGCGGCATCGACTTTGCCCGAGCGGTGCTCGACGAGATTGAGCAGCCCACCCGACACCGAGCGCAGATCGGCGTTGCATACTGA
- a CDS encoding DUF5615 family PIN-like protein, with translation MTDRPQLRFFLDECVPDSVGRVLSDSGHFVILLREAGATGSPDPLVCALAEANDAILVSLDGDMKQIARDAGVSKGRFAQLSLLKLSCEAVHAASRVAEAMTLVEHEWMVPRQAGERRLFVEIRKSVIRTFR, from the coding sequence GTGACCGATCGACCGCAGCTCCGCTTCTTCTTGGATGAATGCGTCCCGGATAGCGTGGGGCGGGTGCTTTCGGATTCGGGACATTTCGTCATTCTGTTGCGCGAAGCCGGTGCAACCGGGTCCCCGGATCCGCTTGTCTGTGCGTTGGCGGAGGCAAACGACGCGATCCTGGTCAGCCTCGACGGCGACATGAAGCAAATCGCCCGCGATGCCGGCGTGTCCAAGGGGCGCTTTGCCCAGCTCAGCCTTCTGAAACTGTCGTGCGAGGCCGTCCATGCGGCAAGCCGCGTCGCCGAGGCCATGACCCTCGTTGAACATGAGTGGATGGTCCCCAGACAAGCCGGGGAACGGCGTCTCTTCGTGGAAATCCGCAAGAGCGTCATCCGGACGTTCCGCTGA
- a CDS encoding DUF433 domain-containing protein: protein MSNRSAHGVVSAFTEEQASRLTGLSVHQLRYWDRTGFFRPQFADPNRRAAFSRVYSFQDIASLRVLNVLTKQYSVSVRHLRDVAKRLCAMDSNAWSRTTLYVLKRRVNFVDPEDGKQREVVSGQYALGIPLETVMSDTRRDVEALSVRSIEDIGAVARSRFVASNMPVVAGTRIPVAAIKSFAEAGYSLAQIMQEYPTLSEADIKAAVSFDTQTKAA, encoded by the coding sequence ATGAGCAACAGGTCGGCACACGGGGTGGTCAGCGCCTTCACCGAAGAGCAGGCTTCGCGCCTGACCGGGCTCAGTGTGCATCAACTGCGCTATTGGGATCGGACGGGGTTCTTCCGGCCGCAGTTTGCCGACCCGAATCGACGCGCGGCGTTCAGCCGGGTCTATTCCTTCCAGGACATTGCATCCCTGCGTGTCCTGAATGTCCTGACCAAGCAGTATTCCGTTTCGGTCAGGCATCTGCGGGATGTTGCGAAGCGCCTGTGCGCCATGGACAGCAACGCATGGTCGCGGACCACCCTTTATGTCCTCAAGCGGCGCGTCAATTTCGTCGACCCAGAAGACGGCAAGCAGCGGGAGGTCGTGTCCGGTCAATACGCTCTCGGTATCCCGCTTGAGACGGTGATGTCGGACACCCGCCGGGATGTCGAAGCCCTGTCGGTGAGATCGATTGAAGATATTGGCGCCGTCGCGCGAAGCCGCTTTGTGGCGAGCAACATGCCCGTGGTCGCGGGAACTCGCATTCCCGTTGCGGCCATCAAGAGTTTTGCCGAGGCCGGTTATTCACTGGCGCAGATCATGCAAGAATATCCAACCCTGAGTGAGGCCGACATCAAGGCTGCGGTCTCATTCGACACGCAAACGAAGGCGGCGTGA
- a CDS encoding DHA2 family efflux MFS transporter permease subunit, protein MITVCLMAATIMQALDTTIANVALPYMQGSLSATLDQVNWVLTSYIVAAAIMTAPVGWLAMRFGTKKVLIVCAAGFTVASMLCGIAQSITDMVLYRLLQGVFGAALVPLSQAVMMAIYPPERRGQAMAVWGMGVMIGPIMGPTLGGWLTDTLSWHWVFFVNLPFGIATVLGLAAFMQETPTQPGMRFDWFGFAALSIGIGAAQLMLDRGESLGWFDSAEIRAEAIVAAAGLWYFVVHSLTAERPFIPIQIFRDTNFSVGVVFMFVVGIILLATMALVTPFVQNVIGYPVMQAGLLLGTRGIGTMAAMMVTGRLLGRIDARLMILTGLILSTLPLVFMTGMTADTAASTIVWTSIMQGVGLGFVFVPLNTVAFATLPTRYRTEGTAVWTLIRNLGSAVGVSIVIAQLTSTTTLMHARLTESLTPWNLGLQFPSAALVDPATTTGRALLEQLVTAQAVIIAYANDFRLMTFISLAALPLLLLIRVGKTPAKVDPAHAVAD, encoded by the coding sequence ATGATCACCGTCTGCCTGATGGCGGCGACGATCATGCAGGCGCTCGACACGACCATCGCCAATGTGGCGCTGCCCTACATGCAGGGCAGCCTGTCGGCCACGCTCGACCAGGTCAACTGGGTGCTGACCTCCTATATCGTCGCCGCCGCGATCATGACCGCGCCGGTCGGCTGGCTGGCCATGCGCTTCGGCACCAAGAAGGTGCTGATCGTCTGCGCGGCCGGCTTCACCGTGGCATCGATGCTGTGCGGCATCGCCCAGTCGATCACCGACATGGTGCTCTACCGCCTGCTGCAGGGCGTCTTCGGCGCCGCGCTGGTGCCGCTGAGCCAGGCGGTGATGATGGCCATCTATCCGCCCGAGCGGCGCGGCCAGGCCATGGCGGTCTGGGGCATGGGCGTGATGATCGGCCCGATCATGGGCCCGACGCTCGGCGGCTGGCTGACCGATACGCTGTCCTGGCACTGGGTCTTCTTCGTCAACCTGCCCTTCGGCATCGCCACCGTGCTCGGCCTCGCCGCCTTCATGCAGGAGACGCCGACCCAGCCGGGCATGCGCTTCGACTGGTTCGGCTTCGCGGCCCTGTCGATCGGCATCGGCGCGGCGCAATTGATGCTCGACCGGGGCGAGTCGCTCGGCTGGTTCGATTCGGCCGAGATCCGCGCCGAGGCGATCGTCGCCGCGGCCGGGCTCTGGTATTTCGTCGTCCATTCGCTGACCGCGGAACGGCCGTTCATCCCGATCCAGATCTTCCGCGACACCAACTTTTCGGTCGGCGTCGTGTTCATGTTCGTGGTCGGCATCATCCTGCTCGCCACCATGGCGCTCGTCACGCCCTTCGTGCAGAACGTCATCGGCTATCCGGTCATGCAGGCCGGCCTGCTGCTCGGCACGCGCGGCATCGGCACCATGGCGGCCATGATGGTCACCGGCCGCCTGCTCGGCCGGATCGACGCGCGGCTGATGATCCTGACCGGCCTGATCCTGTCGACCCTGCCGCTGGTCTTCATGACCGGCATGACCGCCGACACCGCCGCCAGCACGATCGTCTGGACCTCGATCATGCAGGGGGTCGGCCTCGGCTTCGTCTTCGTGCCGCTCAACACGGTCGCCTTCGCGACCCTGCCGACGCGCTACCGCACCGAGGGCACCGCGGTCTGGACGCTGATCCGCAATCTCGGCAGCGCCGTCGGCGTCTCGATCGTGATCGCGCAGCTGACCTCGACCACCACGCTGATGCATGCCCGCCTGACCGAGAGCCTGACGCCCTGGAATCTCGGCCTGCAATTCCCGTCCGCCGCCCTGGTCGATCCCGCCACGACGACCGGCCGCGCCCTGCTCGAGCAGCTGGTCACCGCCCAGGCGGTGATCATCGCCTATGCCAACGACTTCCGCCTGATGACCTTCATCAGCCTCGCCGCCCTCCCGCTCCTCCTCCTGATCCGCGTCGGCAAGACGCCCGCCAAGGTGGATCCGGCCCATGCGGTGGCGGATTGA